The genomic DNA acactccagtccagttggtggtggtaatgcaacttaaagttggttgccagcCGCCATATAAAGTCTGAAGAGGAAAATAAgtagactgaaggaggagagattactcgAAAGTAGCTAGGTTTACTCTTTTCTCTGtagattaattgtcggagtagaggaccttgtgcatttcaggtaaaataacaacccaatgtttatatctcaggacaaattagctagcaacagcaaaccAGCTAGCTAAATTGTAATGAATGTTTCATGcgtttcaacctgtccccaaatgaatataactggttcagagtttgttttgatatttcaacctgtgtcCTGATCACGTCTGTATGGATGGATAAAATCAACATGTGTGCGATGGCGAACGCGCGTGCCCGGTCTTGTCTGCATGTGACTCAGCTGACTCTGCTGCAGCACTCTCTCAACTAGTGCTCTCAATGCACACCCCCCCCGGCTCTCCACCACTTACTCACCCCCAGCAGCAGTAGCAGGTCACAGTGAATTATATATAATTTTTCAGAGAAATACTATGGCCGCCAGGGTGCAATTTAGAAGGAGCCCAAAATCCGCGACGAATACAATTTCGCCCGCAGCATCGTTTTCAAAGTAGCCCAATTTGGTGGAAAACCTGTGAATATGGCATCATTGATTTGAGAAGACAGCCTGCACATGCACATTTCTGCGCGAGACGACCGTTAGCCCCGATGACATATTTCTGCACATTcccttagctagccaacgtcgccATGATATCGCCTACAATTGTGAACAGGATTTCTATAGAAGCAGTTTCTGCCTCCAATCTTCATTCTGTACTGTCTTTGACTGAGCTATAATAAGATTGAAACCAATCAGGTGGTTGTTCGACAAAACCAATGTCATTGATCACGTACTTCTGTTAAAGCGATTGAGGCATTGGCACATTGCTTTGAAGTACACTGCTTAGCGATTTTGATGCATGCCTCGGAGCTCCGGGATCAAACGTAACATATGGGAATACAAGGTTCATATCTTGTCTAACCAAGCTTTACAATGTATTTGACACAACGAAATTAACAAAATAGCATGCAAACGTTACACCACGCCGAGTTCAATCGAATCGGGCCTGGCTAGCTATCTCAAGTATAAGTAGCTAGCTGTGCTCGTTTCACCCACCCGATGTGGTATTAGCTGGCATAATGCAAAGGTTGGTGTTAATTTAATTTACACAAATTGTTCATGTTGCTAGATAGCTTACTTGCTACTTTGCATTCTAACCAAGAATAAGAGTGGCAAGTGCTTCTAGTTGTAAGCCATGAAATCAATGTGTCCTAGCTAGATAATGTTAAATGGCTAACAAAACCATGGCTAGCAAGCCCCAGAGCTAGTCCATTGCTCTGACCCAGACCCATATATGTCCCTGTACAGTGACAACCCCGAGCACTAGGCACTTAGACTTGAATTAATTGTACAGGTAGCTAGGTATAGGTATTAAGCCTTTATAATCATTGTTTTTGCACCGTGCCCTTGCTCATGATCAAACTTTTTCACAGGGCCACTGTTAAATCAAAGTGTGGGACACTGAACTATGCAGTATGTATGTCTCCAAAAGGATTGCCAATGCCTATTCTGTCTGTGAAAGAAGGCCCACTTTGACCTCTGCCACAGAGACATGCCCACACAACTTTGCCGAAATGCTGCCCACGGAAATGAGCTTGAAGATATTTAGTGAACTGGACATTGACAGCTTATGTAGTGCATTGTTGACCTGCAAACTGTGGCACCACATCATTGAAGACAGCGACCACCTCTGGAGGAATCATTGCCTGACTGTGCGAGCTTTCTGTCAACAGGAGATTGATGGGGACAGACAGTATGGACTGTCATGGAAGGTGGGTCTGTTGGTTTTTAAACAGCTTCACCTCAGTTATGCTAGACTACTGGAATACCTGCCTATAACATCATTGTCAGATCGCAAATATCATAGACTTATAATAGACATCACACTCCCCCCTTACAAAACGTTAATACGATAAATGGCACTCATCCAAAGAGCATTATCTCAATAACAAATGCCTTTGTCATTCTTTAATTACTTCTCATTAGGTCACCCTGGTGCGGAACTACAGGAGAGGTTTTCTGAAGAGCGAATGGTTAAGGGGACGATACAGCAACATTCATTCTGCCGATGAATTACTGGACAGGAACATGTGCTCATTGGATGTCGAGACTTGGGGCGAGATTCTGGAAGCAGAGCTGGAGAGATAGATGCAAATCCCATAAAGAGCTATGAATTAACcttttagattttattttataATTATGTCTTAAGCACTTATTGATTTGTTTTATACCTTTTATACAGTTTTATGTGATTATGGTTAATAATCACAAACGTGTATTTCTTTTTTTGTTATACATTAATATATGGTAGGCTATATTCCAGGAAAATAACGATACCCTTTAATGAATTCCTAAATCAGTGATACAATTGGGCCTTCACCACACTGAATAAAGTGGACTATTAAGATGTTAATTTGCATTTACAGTATAGCACTAAAGTTTAGCACTTTTACTACTTGGCAGTATTTATTAGCTATTTAAACTCCTTTGGTTGACAGTGTGTATATGAGTTATACTGTATACAATAATACTTATAATGCACTGTATCAGATATATGGGGCTGGAGcactatattttctattttaattAATTTTGACATGACTGTTCATGTGTTCACTTCATGTACAGCCATGCATATTcatgtgttactgtaggctatatcacCATGGATCACCATACAGTCATTGAAAGACATTATTTTGATGCACAAACACATTTGGCGTGGTGCATAATATATTCAATAGTCTAATTCAATTATTGCAGATAGTTTAAATATGGCAATTGACTTTGTCTTTATAATTATGGTACTATCTGCCACTGTATCAAAAGCCACACCCACAAATTAAACTGCAATGAAACTTCGGGTTCTTTAACAAAGGTCCACTCTTTCAGCAGCATGGACAGAGCCAATTAAAATCAATTGACAGACTTTCTACGGTTTCTAACAAGATCCAATGTCAGCACTTCGGACAGGCATATAGCTAACAATATTCAAATGAATGGATTCCGACATTGAACATTAGGATAGTTCACCCTAGAGTGTTAATTGTTGATTTATAGTTTAATACAGTGTGTGGGCCTACATCCTGCTGGTATATCTGTGCAAGCATATAGCAACCTAAAAACAaaatatactgagtgtacaaagctTTCCGTGACATAAGACTATCCAGGTGAAGGCTATGATCttttgatgtcacctgttaaaaacacttcagtcagtgtggatgaaggtgaggagacaggtgggataattatttttaaaccttgagacaattgagacatggattgtgtatatataCCATGTAGTAGGTATAAGACAAAGATTTACAGTGCTtttagaaaatattcataccccttgacttgttccacattttgttgtgttacagcctgaattaaacacacaatatcccaaaataaaaaatgtttttatgaaTGTATTAGTATTTTTTTAATATGTTTTAATTgcatacagaaatatctaatttacataaatattcacaccccaaTAAATATTATAATCAcctctggcagcgattacagctgtgagttttaCTGGGTAAGtcataagagctttgcacacatggattgtacaatatttgcatctaatattttgtatttattcttaaagctctgtcaagttggtggtTGATCATTTCTAGATAGCcaatttcaagtcttgccatagacaTAGATTTTAAAGGAGATTTAAGTCAATACTGTAActagaccactcaggaacattcaatgtcatctttgTAACTCCAGGGTATATTTGTCTCCGAGtgtttgttggaaagcagactaaagCAGGTTTTCCTTTATGTTTTTCCTGTGCTGGCTCTATTCAGTTTATTTTCATCCTAAAAAACTCCTTactccttgccgatgacaagcctacccataacatgatgcagccaccaccattcttggaaatatgaagagtggtactcagtgatgtgttgtattggatttgccccaaacataactatttgtattcaggacataaagttaatttctttgccacatgttttgccGTTTTACTTTAGAGCCTTTAGTGcaaacatgttttggaatatgtttattGTGTACAAGCTCCATTTTCACTCTTTCATTTgcagtgcatttgaaaagtattcagaccccttgactttttccacattttgttacattacagcctcattctaaaatgtattaaattacttgttttcctaatcaatctacacacaataccccataatgacaaaacaaaaactttaaaaaaaaaatgtttgcaaatttatcaaaaataaaaagcagataccttatttagatgaatattcagaccctttgctctgaaACTAGAAATTGaactcaagtgcatcctgtttccattggttatccttgagatggttctacaacttgattttaGTCAATGTAGGGTAAATTGGACATGATTCGTAAaagcacacacttgtctatataagggtTTGTGTGTTGAATGAAGAAacaattgtagaataaggctgtaatgtaacaaaatgtagacaaagtcaaggggtctgaatactttccgaatgcactgtaggttaATGGAATATTTGTTTCTGTTATTctgttccttcttttcactgtcatttaagttgatattgaggagtaactacaattttgttgatccatcctccgttttctcctatcacagccattcaactctgtaactgttttgcaagatcgaatccccgagctgacgaggtaaaacatctttcgttctgcccctgaacaaggcagagttattaacccactgttcctaggccgttattgaaaataagaatgtgttaactgacttgcctagttaaataaaggttaaataaaattacgGATGTAACACAACACTTTTTTaaattcaaggggtgtgaatagtttttGAAGGCTTGGTAGTGCCTTTGAGCGGGGTATGGGCGTAGGCGCCATGCGCACGAGTTTGAGTGAGTCAATAACTAACGCTCAACATTATTAGTAtatcaataatggtccaccacccaaatgacatccagccaatttgacacaactgtgggacgcATTGGAGTCACAACTGGGCAGCATCGCTGTAGAACGCTGTCGACGCCTTGTAGTCTATGCccagacgaattgaggctgttctgagggcaaaagagggtgcaactcaatattaggaaggtgttcctaatggtaTGTACACTCCGTGTATAATTACGTACATTCAGATCAGATCTTTATTTGTAGGACTATATATGGCAGAAGTCTATGGATAATTGTAATCCGTATGGTGATTATCCTCAGTGAGGAACTGTGTGGGAGGGATGCAGCCATCATTGTTAGTGATTTTACCCTTTTCGCCAGCTGTACACGTCACAGCATCCTCTGGTGCGTTTGGAAATGCACCATCGCTGCA from Oncorhynchus keta strain PuntledgeMale-10-30-2019 chromosome 10, Oket_V2, whole genome shotgun sequence includes the following:
- the LOC118389156 gene encoding F-box only protein 48-like, translated to MYVSKRIANAYSVCERRPTLTSATETCPHNFAEMLPTEMSLKIFSELDIDSLCSALLTCKLWHHIIEDSDHLWRNHCLTVRAFCQQEIDGDRQYGLSWKVTLVRNYRRGFLKSEWLRGRYSNIHSADELLDRNMCSLDVETWGEILEAELER